From Rhodanobacteraceae bacterium, the proteins below share one genomic window:
- a CDS encoding ADP compounds hydrolase NudE: MACRYNHAMPTPPEILATRAARDSRFLRVEEVDLAFSNGARRTFERLTASGMGAVFIVPMQDRDTVLLVREYGAGVGRYELGVPKGRIDRGETPLDAANRELQEEVGFGARKLTPLTTLSLSPAYMTHKAQVILAEDLYPQRRPGDEPEPLEVVPWKLSELHALLARDDVSEGRSIAALFIAREYLEGRYKPA, from the coding sequence GTGGCGTGCCGTTACAATCACGCGATGCCTACACCCCCCGAGATCCTCGCTACACGCGCCGCGCGCGACAGCCGCTTCCTGCGCGTCGAGGAAGTCGACCTCGCGTTTTCGAATGGCGCGCGCCGAACCTTCGAGCGGCTGACCGCGTCCGGCATGGGCGCGGTGTTCATCGTGCCGATGCAGGACCGCGACACCGTGCTGCTGGTGCGCGAATACGGCGCCGGGGTCGGGCGCTACGAACTGGGCGTGCCGAAGGGCCGCATCGACCGCGGCGAAACCCCGCTGGATGCCGCCAATCGTGAGTTGCAGGAAGAAGTGGGTTTCGGCGCACGCAAGCTGACGCCGCTGACCACCTTGTCGCTCTCGCCCGCGTACATGACCCACAAGGCGCAGGTGATCCTGGCCGAAGACCTCTATCCGCAGCGCCGCCCCGGCGACGAACCCGAGCCGCTGGAAGTGGTGCCGTGGAAGCTGTCCGAACTGCATGCCTTGCTGGCGCGCGACGATGTGTCGGAAGGACGCTCCATCGCCGCGCTGTTCATCGCGCGTGAATATCTCGAAGGAAGGTACAAACCGGCATGA